The DNA window GGCCGTCTCAGTCTCATAAAAGAGGATCAGGCAGGAGGAGTTTGGGAGAAACCTGTGAAGGGCCTGATTTGCATCATCATGACGGGCCTCTCCTTGGCCTCTGCTGTGCTCCTGGCCTCCCTCCTGAGTCTCCACCTTGGAACTGCCACACGTACGTAGCTGGCCCATTCCCCTCCTGGGGTTCCTTCCTGGACCGCCTGGGAGTGGATGGAAAGGAGTATCTCCAAATCCCTTGTTCTCCCTGATTTTTAGGTGGGAGTGACATATCCAAGACCTGCTGCTTCCAATACAGCCACAAGCCCCTTCCCTGGACCTGGGTGCGCAGCTATGAATTCACTAGTAACAGCTGCTCCCAGCGGGCTGTGATGTGAGTATTTCTCGGACGTGCTTTCAGGGGCCCTGTCAGACATGGAACAGGATGGGTGCTGGGCAGACCCCCAGGACGAGCCTTGGGATGGGAACCTGGAAACCCCACCTCTGCACACTAAC is part of the Nomascus leucogenys isolate Asia chromosome 17, Asia_NLE_v1, whole genome shotgun sequence genome and encodes:
- the CCL26 gene encoding C-C motif chemokine 26, with translation MTGLSLASAVLLASLLSLHLGTATRGSDISKTCCFQYSHKPLPWTWVRSYEFTSNSCSQRAVIFTTKRGKKVCTHPKKKWAQRYISLLKTPKQL